A single Clavibacter nebraskensis NCPPB 2581 DNA region contains:
- a CDS encoding sugar-binding transcriptional regulator, translating into MVDGIAHERTQDALRAAHLYYMQDLTMEAIARELGTSRSSVSRLLSFARETGLVDIQIRSPLDLATVLGEQLHERYGVVAHVVPVPDQTSDVDRVDRVALSAARMLTQYVDSNMVVGVAWGSTVSAVSRYLVPKPTHNTLVVQLNGAGNVRTTGIMYASEILRRFGQAYGATVQQFPVPAFFDDPATKQALWRERSTKRVLELQERMDMVLFGVGSPVALVPSHVYSGGYLERSDQRALDADGVVGDVSTVFFREDGSSADIGINARASGPDLATIRRAPRRVCVVAGASKVRSVRGALAAGLVTDIVLDEGTARALLA; encoded by the coding sequence ATGGTCGACGGCATCGCGCACGAGCGCACTCAGGACGCCCTCCGCGCGGCGCACCTCTACTACATGCAGGACCTCACGATGGAGGCGATCGCGCGCGAGCTCGGCACGAGCCGGTCCTCGGTGTCGCGCCTCCTCTCCTTCGCCCGGGAGACGGGCCTCGTGGACATCCAGATCCGCTCGCCGCTCGACCTCGCGACGGTGCTGGGGGAGCAGCTGCACGAGCGCTACGGCGTGGTCGCGCACGTGGTGCCGGTGCCCGACCAGACGAGCGACGTCGATCGCGTCGACCGGGTGGCCCTCTCCGCTGCACGGATGCTCACCCAGTACGTCGACTCGAACATGGTCGTCGGCGTCGCGTGGGGCTCGACCGTGAGCGCCGTGAGCCGCTACCTCGTGCCGAAGCCGACGCACAACACGCTCGTGGTGCAGCTCAACGGGGCGGGCAACGTGCGCACCACCGGGATCATGTACGCGAGCGAGATCCTCCGCCGGTTCGGCCAGGCGTACGGCGCGACCGTCCAGCAGTTCCCGGTGCCGGCGTTCTTCGACGACCCGGCGACCAAGCAGGCGCTCTGGCGCGAGCGGAGCACGAAGCGCGTGCTCGAGCTGCAGGAGCGGATGGACATGGTGCTGTTCGGCGTCGGATCCCCGGTCGCCCTCGTGCCCAGCCACGTCTACTCGGGCGGCTACCTGGAGCGGTCCGACCAGCGGGCGCTGGACGCCGACGGCGTGGTGGGCGACGTGTCCACCGTCTTCTTCCGCGAGGACGGCTCGTCCGCCGACATCGGGATCAACGCCCGGGCGAGCGGACCGGATCTCGCCACCATCCGCCGGGCGCCGCGGCGCGTGTGCGTGGTCGCCGGCGCGTCCAAGGTCCGCAGCGTGCGGGGCGCGCTCGCCGCCGGGCTCGTGACCGACATCGTGCTCGACGAGGGGACGGCCCGGGCGCTGCTCGCGTGA
- a CDS encoding glycerol-3-phosphate dehydrogenase/oxidase — MTQSKKTDLRDNVARIHNRPSAKVLVIGGGINGIATFRDLALQGVDVVLVERADYGSGASAASSHMIHGGIRYLENGEFRLVRESVEERNGLIRIAPHYVKPLQTTMPIFSTFSGILNAPLRMLTHKQRSTKERGALLISVGMTLYDSFSRDGGSVPRHRFRIGKAAREDMPAFNKDVKFTGTYYDASVHEPERLALDVLKDGLAAGDHARSANYLEAVGVADGGVKLRDVVSGTEFVVTADVVVNASGPWTDLTNEAMGGDTKFMGGTKGSHIVVDNDELLEATKGREIFFENNDGRIVLIYPLKGRVLIGTTDIDADPSEPAVCTEEEVDYFFDLVKHVFPQIELNRDHIVYRYSGIRPLPRHEDTAPGFVSRDYRIVETEIAGLSGSKVLSLVGGKWTTFRALSAHLSTEATTRLGVERSVDTTGMPIGGGKDFPSSSTARARWIATQAARSEGIGTEQVDRLLNRYGTRATSVIDVLSGQPSTPLTTDPQLTRAEIAYFATHEDAVHLADVVLRRTNLAFVGGVTHEMLAEIADVLQEALGWSDDERDDEIQDTVDTLRTYHGVDVGATKVAADATVTEFAN; from the coding sequence GTGACCCAGTCGAAGAAGACCGACCTGCGGGACAACGTCGCCCGCATCCACAACCGCCCGAGCGCGAAGGTGCTCGTCATCGGCGGCGGCATCAACGGCATCGCGACGTTCCGCGACCTCGCGCTCCAGGGCGTCGACGTCGTCCTCGTCGAGCGCGCCGACTACGGCTCGGGCGCCTCGGCGGCGAGCTCGCACATGATCCACGGCGGCATCCGCTACCTCGAGAACGGCGAGTTCCGCCTCGTCCGCGAGTCCGTCGAGGAGCGCAACGGCCTCATCCGCATCGCGCCGCACTACGTGAAGCCGCTGCAGACGACCATGCCGATCTTCTCCACCTTCTCCGGCATCCTCAACGCGCCCCTGCGCATGCTGACCCACAAGCAGCGCTCCACCAAGGAGCGCGGCGCCCTCCTCATCAGCGTCGGCATGACGCTCTACGACTCCTTCTCCCGCGACGGCGGCTCGGTCCCGCGTCACCGCTTCCGCATCGGGAAGGCCGCCCGCGAGGACATGCCCGCGTTCAACAAGGACGTCAAGTTCACCGGCACCTACTACGACGCCTCCGTGCACGAGCCCGAGCGCCTCGCGCTCGACGTGCTCAAGGACGGCCTGGCCGCGGGCGACCACGCGCGCAGCGCCAACTACCTCGAGGCCGTGGGCGTCGCGGACGGCGGCGTGAAGCTGCGCGACGTCGTCTCCGGCACCGAGTTCGTCGTCACGGCGGACGTCGTCGTCAACGCGTCCGGCCCCTGGACCGACCTCACCAACGAGGCCATGGGCGGGGACACGAAGTTCATGGGCGGGACCAAGGGCTCGCACATCGTCGTCGACAACGACGAGCTGCTCGAGGCCACCAAGGGCCGCGAGATCTTCTTCGAGAACAACGACGGCCGCATCGTCCTCATCTACCCGCTCAAGGGCCGCGTCCTCATCGGCACGACGGACATCGACGCCGACCCGAGCGAGCCGGCCGTCTGCACCGAGGAGGAGGTCGACTACTTCTTCGACCTCGTCAAGCACGTCTTCCCGCAGATCGAGCTGAACCGCGACCACATCGTGTACCGCTACTCGGGCATCCGCCCGCTGCCGCGCCACGAGGACACCGCGCCCGGCTTCGTGTCGCGCGACTACCGCATCGTCGAGACCGAGATCGCGGGCCTGTCCGGCAGCAAGGTGCTGAGCCTCGTCGGCGGCAAGTGGACGACGTTCCGCGCGCTGTCGGCGCACCTCTCGACGGAGGCCACCACGCGCCTCGGCGTCGAGCGCTCGGTCGACACGACCGGCATGCCCATCGGCGGCGGCAAGGACTTCCCGTCCTCCAGCACCGCCCGGGCCCGCTGGATCGCGACGCAGGCCGCGCGGTCCGAGGGCATCGGCACCGAGCAGGTCGACCGCCTGCTCAACCGCTACGGCACCCGCGCCACGAGCGTCATCGACGTCCTCTCCGGACAGCCGTCGACGCCGCTCACGACCGACCCGCAGCTGACGCGCGCCGAGATCGCGTACTTCGCCACGCACGAGGACGCGGTGCACCTCGCCGACGTCGTCCTCCGTCGCACGAACCTCGCGTTCGTCGGCGGCGTGACCCACGAGATGCTCGCGGAGATCGCGGACGTGCTGCAGGAGGCGCTCGGCTGGAGCGACGACGAGCGCGACGACGAGATCCAGGACACCGTCGACACGCTGCGCACGTACCACGGCGTCGACGTCGGCGCCACGAAGGTCGCGGCTGACGCGACCGTCACGGAGTTCGCGAACTAG
- a CDS encoding glutathione peroxidase, with protein MTHPRLDPIPLTTLQGEDTTFGAYADKVVLVVNVASRCGLAPQYEKLEQLQRTYGERGFTVIGFPSNQFLQELGSAEAIDEYCSTTWGVTFPMMEKVKVNGRSAHPVYAELTKTPDAEGKAGRVKWNFEKFVVTPSGAVHRFRPTVEPDAPEIVSLIEAELPS; from the coding sequence ATGACGCATCCCCGACTCGATCCGATCCCGCTGACCACCCTCCAGGGAGAGGACACCACGTTCGGCGCGTACGCCGACAAGGTCGTGCTCGTCGTCAACGTCGCCTCGCGCTGCGGCCTGGCGCCGCAGTACGAGAAGCTCGAGCAGCTGCAGCGCACCTACGGGGAGCGCGGCTTCACAGTCATCGGCTTCCCGAGCAACCAATTCCTGCAGGAGCTCGGATCCGCGGAGGCCATCGACGAGTACTGCTCCACCACGTGGGGCGTCACCTTCCCGATGATGGAGAAGGTCAAGGTCAACGGCCGGTCCGCGCACCCCGTCTACGCGGAGCTGACGAAGACGCCCGACGCCGAGGGCAAGGCAGGCCGCGTGAAGTGGAACTTCGAGAAGTTCGTCGTCACGCCGTCGGGCGCCGTGCACCGCTTCCGGCCCACGGTCGAGCCGGACGCACCGGAGATCGTGTCGCTCATCGAAGCCGAGCTGCCCTCCTGA
- a CDS encoding mycothiol transferase, whose translation MTPATDLLVDAYGRIAEIVRVAVDGLDADDLAFRPDPPANSVGWLVWHLARVQDAQVADVAGRDQTWKAGGWEGRFALPFDETATGYGQSPEDVASLAGVTAELLLGYLDAVQSATLSYLAGLDDADLDRVVDEDWTPPVTLGARLVSVLSDDLQHAGQASYLAGLVARRR comes from the coding sequence ATGACCCCCGCCACCGACCTGCTCGTGGACGCCTACGGGCGCATCGCCGAGATCGTCCGCGTCGCCGTCGACGGGCTCGACGCCGACGATCTCGCCTTCCGTCCGGATCCCCCGGCCAACTCCGTCGGCTGGCTCGTCTGGCACCTCGCCCGCGTGCAGGACGCCCAGGTCGCCGACGTCGCCGGCCGGGACCAGACGTGGAAGGCCGGGGGATGGGAGGGACGCTTCGCCCTCCCGTTCGACGAGACGGCGACCGGGTACGGGCAGTCGCCGGAGGACGTCGCATCGCTCGCGGGCGTCACCGCCGAGCTGCTGCTCGGCTACCTCGACGCCGTGCAGTCGGCCACGCTGTCCTACCTCGCCGGGCTCGACGACGCGGACCTCGACCGCGTGGTCGACGAGGACTGGACCCCGCCCGTGACGCTCGGCGCCCGCCTCGTCAGCGTGCTCTCCGACGACCTGCAGCACGCCGGCCAGGCGTCGTACCTCGCGGGCCTCGTCGCCCGTCGCCGCTGA
- a CDS encoding YchJ family protein, with amino-acid sequence MTRLSPEAPWSTPDDDAWCPCTSGNPYGACCGPLHRGDTDAPTAERLMRSRFSAYARGDAAYLARSWHPSTRPGEIDLDPSVRWFRLTIHRTALGGPDDATGVVDFEAVFRHDGERGSQREASRFVRQTGSWVYLDAL; translated from the coding sequence ATGACGCGCCTCTCCCCCGAAGCCCCGTGGTCGACGCCCGACGACGACGCCTGGTGCCCGTGCACGAGCGGCAATCCGTACGGCGCGTGCTGCGGTCCGCTGCACCGGGGCGACACGGACGCGCCGACCGCGGAGCGGCTGATGCGCTCCCGGTTCTCCGCCTACGCCCGCGGCGACGCGGCGTACCTCGCGCGCAGCTGGCACCCCTCGACGCGACCCGGGGAGATCGACCTCGACCCGTCCGTCCGGTGGTTCCGGCTCACGATCCACCGCACGGCGCTCGGCGGGCCCGACGACGCGACGGGCGTCGTCGACTTCGAGGCGGTGTTCCGGCACGACGGCGAGCGCGGCAGCCAGCGGGAGGCGAGCCGCTTCGTCCGGCAGACGGGATCCTGGGTGTACCTCGACGCCCTCTGA
- the dhaM gene encoding dihydroxyacetone kinase phosphoryl donor subunit DhaM, with protein MSVGIVLVSHSALIAHGLVDLARQMAPTVALVPAGGSGDGTRDDAGIGTSFEVVSAALAEAEGGDGVVVLADLGSAYLTAETAVDLLDEDAAARVLVVRAPLVEGAVAAAVAAETGGSLEDVAAAAASAASADAAEDADAGLAPDPGADCTEPAPAGGSGTVRGEATLVNRDGLHARPAAEFVTRASAYSAAVTVNGQNAASLLGVMALGLTRGAHVVIEATGDDAEEAVTALVELIESGFGEA; from the coding sequence GTGAGCGTCGGCATCGTCCTCGTCTCCCACAGCGCCCTCATCGCGCACGGGCTCGTCGACCTCGCGCGCCAGATGGCGCCGACCGTCGCGCTCGTGCCCGCGGGCGGATCCGGCGACGGCACGCGCGACGACGCGGGCATCGGCACCAGCTTCGAAGTCGTCTCCGCTGCGCTCGCCGAGGCCGAGGGCGGCGACGGCGTCGTCGTGCTCGCCGACCTCGGATCCGCGTACCTCACTGCCGAGACCGCGGTCGACCTGCTCGACGAGGACGCCGCCGCGCGCGTCCTCGTGGTGCGCGCGCCGCTGGTGGAGGGCGCGGTCGCCGCCGCGGTCGCCGCCGAGACGGGCGGCTCCCTCGAGGACGTGGCCGCGGCCGCCGCCTCGGCCGCAAGCGCGGACGCCGCGGAGGACGCCGACGCGGGCCTCGCTCCGGATCCGGGCGCCGACTGCACCGAGCCCGCACCGGCAGGCGGATCGGGCACCGTCCGCGGCGAGGCGACCCTGGTCAACCGCGACGGCCTGCACGCCCGGCCCGCCGCCGAATTCGTCACGCGCGCGTCGGCCTACTCCGCGGCCGTCACCGTCAACGGGCAGAACGCGGCGTCGCTCCTGGGCGTCATGGCCCTCGGCCTGACCCGCGGCGCGCACGTCGTGATCGAGGCCACGGGCGACGACGCCGAGGAGGCCGTCACCGCGCTGGTCGAGCTGATCGAGTCGGGGTTCGGGGAGGCCTGA
- the dhaL gene encoding dihydroxyacetone kinase subunit DhaL yields the protein MALGTDWVVAWITEAARVVADQRGELITLDREIGDGDHGENLDRGFGAVTEKLAGLASDASPADALKTVATTLISTVGGASGPLLGTAYLKASAAVTGRADLDASAIADLLEAAVGGIVLRGKAERGDKTMVDAWGPAAEAARAAADAGSSPADALGAAADAAARGAKATEPLVARKGRASYLGERAIGHRDPGAQSSALLLRAAAATARDAEGAAS from the coding sequence ATGGCACTCGGGACCGACTGGGTCGTCGCCTGGATCACGGAGGCGGCGCGCGTCGTCGCCGACCAGCGCGGTGAGCTCATCACGCTCGATCGCGAGATCGGCGACGGCGACCACGGCGAGAACCTCGACCGCGGCTTCGGGGCCGTCACGGAGAAGCTGGCGGGCCTCGCGTCCGACGCCTCGCCCGCCGACGCGCTGAAGACGGTCGCCACCACTCTGATCTCCACCGTCGGCGGCGCGTCCGGCCCGCTGCTCGGCACGGCCTACCTCAAGGCCTCCGCGGCCGTCACGGGCCGCGCCGACCTCGACGCGTCCGCGATCGCCGACCTCCTCGAGGCGGCGGTGGGCGGCATCGTCCTCCGCGGCAAGGCCGAGCGCGGCGACAAGACGATGGTGGACGCGTGGGGCCCCGCGGCCGAGGCCGCGCGTGCGGCCGCCGACGCGGGATCGAGCCCGGCCGACGCCCTGGGGGCCGCCGCCGATGCCGCCGCGCGCGGGGCGAAGGCGACGGAGCCGCTCGTCGCCCGCAAGGGACGCGCGTCCTACCTGGGGGAACGCGCCATCGGTCACCGGGATCCGGGCGCGCAGTCGTCCGCGCTCCTCCTGCGCGCGGCGGCCGCGACGGCCCGCGACGCCGAGGGGGCCGCGTCGTGA
- the dhaK gene encoding dihydroxyacetone kinase subunit DhaK, with protein sequence MKKLINDPRAVADEAVAGFAAAHPDLVVLSADPLFVRRADATRPGRVALVSGGGSGHEPLHAGFVGHGMLDAAVPGPVFTSPTPDPVVAATLAVDGGAGVLHIVKNYTGDVLNFETAAELAEAEGVRVRTVVVDDDVAVTDSLYTAGRRGVAGTVLVERIAGAAAERGDDLEAVAAIAERVVGQVRSMGVAIRACTVPHAGEPSFALEDDEMEIGIGIHGEPGRVSLPLEPVDAIVERLLDPVLEDLGAPAGSRVLLLVNGMGATPLSELYIAYRRAAAVLEEAGLTVARSLVGDYVTALDMEGLSLTVLLLDDELVDLWDSPVQTAALRWGR encoded by the coding sequence GTGAAGAAGCTGATCAACGATCCGAGGGCGGTGGCCGACGAGGCCGTCGCGGGCTTCGCCGCCGCCCACCCCGACCTGGTCGTCCTGAGCGCCGACCCGCTCTTCGTCCGGCGCGCGGACGCCACCCGCCCCGGGCGCGTCGCCCTCGTCAGCGGCGGCGGCAGCGGGCACGAGCCGCTGCACGCCGGGTTCGTGGGCCACGGGATGCTCGACGCCGCCGTGCCCGGGCCGGTGTTCACGAGCCCCACCCCGGATCCGGTCGTCGCCGCCACCCTGGCCGTGGACGGCGGGGCGGGCGTGCTGCACATCGTGAAGAACTACACGGGCGACGTCCTCAACTTCGAGACCGCGGCCGAGCTCGCGGAGGCGGAGGGCGTGCGGGTGCGGACCGTCGTGGTCGACGACGACGTCGCGGTGACCGACTCCCTGTACACGGCCGGCCGCCGCGGGGTCGCGGGCACCGTGCTCGTGGAGCGCATCGCGGGCGCCGCCGCGGAGCGCGGGGACGACCTCGAGGCCGTGGCCGCGATCGCCGAGCGGGTGGTCGGGCAGGTGCGGAGCATGGGCGTCGCCATCCGCGCATGCACCGTCCCGCACGCCGGCGAGCCGAGCTTCGCGCTGGAGGACGACGAGATGGAGATCGGCATCGGGATCCACGGCGAGCCCGGCCGCGTCAGTCTGCCCCTCGAGCCGGTGGACGCCATCGTGGAGCGCCTCCTCGACCCGGTGCTCGAGGATCTCGGTGCGCCGGCCGGCAGCCGCGTGCTGCTCCTCGTGAACGGGATGGGTGCGACGCCGCTGTCCGAGCTCTACATCGCCTACCGCCGCGCGGCCGCCGTGCTCGAGGAGGCCGGCCTGACGGTCGCCCGCAGCCTCGTGGGAGACTACGTCACGGCCCTCGACATGGAGGGTCTTTCCCTCACGGTGCTCCTGCTCGACGACGAGCTCGTCGACCTGTGGGACTCGCCCGTGCAGACCGCCGCGCTGCGGTGGGGGAGGTAG
- a CDS encoding MIP/aquaporin family protein, whose protein sequence is MRRKRSPPRLDERSEHHAVDLGVIFLSETVGTALLVLLGCGVVANVALIKSKGLAGGTLMVNFGWGLAVFAGVTVSYASGAHLNPAVTLGLLAAGKIEDVASVPVYILAQMVGAIIGAVFCWLAYKQHFDEEPDAATKLGVFSTGPSIRNYAWNLVTEIIGTFVLVIVILGFSLANNPDADAATPAGLSALGAIPVALLVVGIGASLGGPTGYAINPARDLGPRIAHAILPIKGKGSSDWSYAWVPVVGPAIGGVLAGLASYALLPIL, encoded by the coding sequence ATGAGGCGGAAGAGGTCGCCCCCGCGCCTCGACGAACGATCGGAGCACCACGCAGTGGATCTTGGAGTCATATTCCTGTCGGAGACGGTGGGCACCGCCCTCCTCGTCCTCCTGGGATGCGGAGTCGTGGCGAACGTCGCGCTCATCAAGTCGAAGGGCCTCGCCGGAGGCACCCTGATGGTCAACTTCGGCTGGGGCCTCGCGGTCTTCGCCGGCGTCACCGTCTCGTACGCGTCCGGCGCGCATCTGAACCCCGCCGTCACGCTCGGCCTCCTCGCCGCCGGCAAGATCGAGGACGTCGCGAGCGTCCCCGTGTACATCCTCGCCCAGATGGTCGGCGCCATCATCGGCGCCGTCTTCTGCTGGCTCGCCTACAAGCAGCACTTCGACGAGGAGCCCGACGCGGCCACCAAGCTCGGCGTCTTCTCGACCGGCCCGTCCATCCGCAACTACGCGTGGAACCTCGTCACCGAGATCATCGGCACGTTCGTGCTCGTCATCGTGATCCTCGGCTTCAGCCTCGCGAACAACCCCGACGCGGACGCGGCCACCCCCGCCGGCCTCTCCGCCCTCGGCGCGATCCCCGTCGCGCTGCTCGTGGTCGGCATCGGCGCGTCCCTCGGCGGCCCGACCGGCTATGCCATCAACCCCGCACGTGACCTCGGGCCCCGCATCGCGCACGCGATCCTCCCCATCAAGGGCAAGGGCTCGAGCGACTGGTCCTACGCGTGGGTCCCCGTCGTCGGCCCCGCCATCGGCGGCGTCCTCGCCGGCCTCGCGTCCTACGCGCTGCTCCCCATCCTCTAG
- the glpK gene encoding glycerol kinase GlpK, with protein MSEKYIVAIDQGTTSTRAIVFDHSGSIVSTGQLEHEQIFPRAGWVEHDPMEIWRNTREVIGQALSKADITRHDVEAVGITNQRETAVVWDRTTGKPVYNAIVWQDTRTQRIVDRLAADGGVERFKPTVGLPLATYFSGTKIVWILENVDGAREKAEAGDLMFGTTDTWVLWNLTGGTDGGVHVTDVTNASRTLFMDLETLQWDDEILEAFDVPRSMLPEIKSSSEVYGHVESSSLLREVPIAGILGDQQAATFGQAAFDQGESKNTYGTGNFLIFNTGTDIIHSQNGLLTTLGYKLGDAEPHYALEGSIAVTGSLVQWMRDNLGLVSSAAEIETLAATVEDNGGVYFVPAFSGLFAPYWRSDARGALVGLTRFVNKGHIARAALEATAFQTREVLDAVNADSGVDLTELKVDGGMIANNLLMQFQADILGVPVVRPVVAETTALGAAYAAGLATGFWKDLDDLRSNWQEDSRWTPDMDDAERERQLRLWKKAVTKTFDWVDDDVQ; from the coding sequence ATGAGCGAGAAGTACATCGTCGCCATCGACCAGGGCACCACCAGCACGCGGGCCATCGTCTTCGACCACAGCGGATCCATCGTGTCCACCGGCCAGCTCGAGCACGAGCAGATCTTCCCCCGCGCCGGCTGGGTCGAGCACGACCCGATGGAGATCTGGCGCAACACGCGCGAGGTCATCGGCCAGGCGCTGTCCAAGGCCGACATCACGCGCCACGACGTCGAGGCCGTGGGCATCACCAACCAGCGCGAGACCGCCGTCGTGTGGGACCGCACCACCGGCAAGCCCGTCTACAACGCCATCGTCTGGCAGGACACCCGCACCCAGAGGATCGTCGACCGCCTCGCGGCCGACGGCGGCGTCGAGCGCTTCAAGCCCACCGTCGGGCTCCCGCTCGCCACCTACTTCTCCGGCACGAAGATCGTCTGGATCCTCGAGAACGTCGACGGCGCCCGCGAGAAGGCCGAGGCCGGCGACCTCATGTTCGGCACGACCGACACATGGGTCCTGTGGAACCTCACCGGCGGCACCGACGGCGGCGTCCACGTCACCGACGTGACGAACGCCTCCCGCACGCTCTTCATGGACCTCGAGACCCTCCAGTGGGACGACGAGATCCTGGAGGCGTTCGACGTGCCGCGCTCGATGCTCCCCGAGATCAAGAGCTCCTCCGAGGTCTACGGGCACGTCGAGTCGTCGAGCCTCCTGCGCGAGGTCCCCATCGCGGGCATCCTCGGCGACCAGCAGGCCGCCACGTTCGGCCAGGCCGCCTTCGACCAGGGCGAGTCGAAGAACACGTACGGCACCGGCAACTTCCTGATCTTCAACACCGGCACCGACATCATCCACTCGCAGAACGGCCTCCTCACGACGCTCGGCTACAAGCTGGGCGACGCCGAGCCGCACTACGCGCTCGAGGGATCCATCGCGGTCACGGGCTCGCTCGTGCAGTGGATGCGCGACAACCTCGGCCTCGTGTCGAGCGCCGCGGAGATCGAGACGCTGGCGGCCACGGTCGAGGACAACGGCGGGGTGTACTTCGTCCCCGCGTTCTCCGGCCTGTTCGCGCCGTACTGGCGCTCGGACGCGCGCGGCGCCCTCGTCGGCCTCACGCGCTTCGTCAACAAGGGCCACATCGCCCGTGCGGCCCTCGAGGCCACGGCCTTCCAGACCCGCGAGGTGCTCGACGCGGTCAACGCCGACTCCGGCGTCGACCTCACCGAGCTCAAGGTCGACGGCGGCATGATCGCCAACAACCTGCTCATGCAGTTCCAGGCCGACATCCTCGGCGTCCCCGTCGTCCGCCCGGTCGTCGCGGAGACCACCGCGCTCGGCGCCGCGTACGCCGCGGGCCTCGCCACCGGGTTCTGGAAGGACCTCGACGACCTCCGCAGCAACTGGCAGGAGGACAGCCGCTGGACGCCGGACATGGACGACGCCGAGCGCGAGCGCCAGCTGCGCCTCTGGAAGAAGGCCGTCACGAAGACCTTCGACTGGGTCGACGACGACGTGCAGTAG